In Anopheles cruzii unplaced genomic scaffold, idAnoCruzAS_RS32_06 scaffold01216_ctg1, whole genome shotgun sequence, a single genomic region encodes these proteins:
- the LOC128276446 gene encoding uncharacterized protein LOC128276446 yields MGDADQLVEISSTHWMELKDLFKNSWPKHEFAYYLLCNYVRWTSADPRLKENIKIYSLNGCWRTDETFALKEGFEIYFYSAAEGADSQHLVRLLSLMDWDAWQEISMDYLERFHAVVEKVINIRGLSIVSSCMANYYYLVKNQALEMNIPPLPEGFAFESLHEKHLSYIYSQWPLKDNISYESGYRLLKRLIQYNESVGLFDRSGLLVSWCLSDQTGAHSDLQTAVEHKRRGYGRMVVVELAKRLARRGSDSKAYVLSSNENSIKLFEGVGFRKIENLRWVVVHPRDPTMTENLSAKDLP; encoded by the exons ATGGGTGATGCTGATCAATTGGTGGAAATCAGTAGTACGCACTGGATGGAGCTGAAAGACTTATTCAAGAATAGTTGGCCGAAGCATGAGTTCGCTTACTACCTATTGTGCAACTACGTGAGATGGACGTCGGCTGATCCACGGCTAAAGGAGAACATCAAGATCTACTCCTTGAACGGATGCTGGAGAACGGATGAAACCTTTGCGTTGAAG GAGGGGTTTGAAATATATTTCTACAGCGCAGCAGAAGGTGCCGATAGTCAGCATTTGGTAAGATTACTCTCGCTCATGGATTGGGATGCGTGGCAAGAAATAAGCATGGATTACCTCGAAAGGTTCCATGCGGTGGTGGAGAAAGTTATCAATATTCGGGGGCTTTCGATTGTAAGCAGCTGTATGGCGAACTATTACTATTTGGTAAAGAACCAAGCTCTTGAAATGAACATACCACCACTGCCTGAGGGATTCGCTTTTGAAAGTCTGCATGAAAAACATTTGAGTTACATCTACAGCCAATGGCCACTGAAAGATAATATTAGCTACGAGTCCGGCTATCGGTTGCTCAAGCGTCTGATACAATACAATGAAagtgttggtttgtttgacCGTAGTGGACTGCTGGTGTCATGGTGTTTGAG CGATCAAACCGGGGCACATTCTGATCTTCAAACGGCCGTAGAGCATAAACGACGTGGATATGgtcggatggtggtggtggagttaGCCAAACGTTTGGCACGCCGTGGATCGGACTCAAAAGCGTATGTGTTGAGCTCTAATGAAAATTCGATCAAACTTTTTGAAGGCGTAGGATtccggaaaattgaaaacctaCGTTGGGTAGTAGTCCATCCAAGGGATCCTACAAT GACAGAGAATCTAAGTGCAAAGGACCTTCCCTAA